In the Kaistella sp. 97-N-M2 genome, one interval contains:
- the groL gene encoding chaperonin GroEL (60 kDa chaperone family; promotes refolding of misfolded polypeptides especially under stressful conditions; forms two stacked rings of heptamers to form a barrel-shaped 14mer; ends can be capped by GroES; misfolded proteins enter the barrel where they are refolded when GroES binds), with protein MAKEIKFDIESRDALKRGVDALANAVKVTLGPKGRNVVIEKSFGAPHVTKDGVSVAKEIELEDRVENMGAQMVKEVASRTSDIAGDGTTTATVLAQAIVREGLKNVAAGANPMDLKRGIDKAVSEVVKNLQSQSQKVGDSSEKIKQVASISANNDDTIGTLIAEAFGKVGKEGVITVEEAKGTDTTVDVVEGMQFDRGYQSPYFVTNPEKMVAELENPYILLVEKKISSMKDLLPVLEPVAQAGKSLLIICEEVEGEALATLVVNKLRGSLKIAAVKAPGFGDRRKAMLEDIAILTGGTVISEERGFTMENATLEMLGTAEKVVIDKDNTTLVNGGGDEAQIKGRVSQIKAQMETTTSDYDKEKLQERLAKLAGGVAVLYVGAASEVEMKEKKDRVDDALHATRAAVEEGIVPGGGVALVRSIPVLNTLQGDNQDQDTGIKIVKRAIEEPLRQIVANAGGEGSVIVAKVAEGSGDYGFNAKNDEYVNMYEAGIIDPTKVVRVALENAASVAGMLLTTECVITEVKKDEPAMPMGGGMPGMM; from the coding sequence ATGGCAAAAGAAATAAAATTCGATATCGAATCCAGAGATGCTTTGAAAAGAGGCGTCGATGCTTTAGCAAATGCAGTTAAAGTAACATTAGGACCAAAAGGAAGAAATGTAGTGATAGAAAAATCCTTCGGTGCACCACACGTTACCAAAGATGGTGTTTCTGTAGCGAAAGAAATTGAACTCGAAGACAGAGTTGAAAATATGGGTGCTCAAATGGTAAAAGAAGTTGCCTCCAGAACCAGCGACATCGCGGGAGACGGGACGACAACCGCTACTGTTTTGGCGCAGGCCATCGTTCGCGAAGGTTTGAAAAACGTTGCGGCTGGAGCAAATCCAATGGATTTGAAAAGAGGAATCGACAAAGCGGTTTCCGAAGTCGTAAAAAACCTTCAGTCCCAGTCTCAGAAAGTGGGAGATTCTTCCGAAAAAATCAAGCAGGTAGCTTCTATCTCTGCCAACAACGATGATACCATCGGAACTTTGATCGCTGAAGCGTTCGGGAAAGTCGGAAAAGAAGGCGTAATTACCGTTGAAGAAGCAAAAGGAACCGATACGACTGTTGATGTTGTTGAAGGAATGCAGTTCGACAGAGGGTATCAGTCTCCGTACTTCGTTACCAATCCGGAAAAGATGGTGGCGGAATTAGAGAATCCTTATATCCTTTTGGTGGAGAAAAAAATATCTTCAATGAAGGATTTACTACCGGTTTTGGAGCCGGTTGCTCAGGCTGGAAAATCTTTGCTGATTATCTGTGAAGAAGTTGAAGGTGAAGCTTTGGCAACTTTAGTGGTCAATAAATTAAGAGGTTCTTTGAAAATTGCTGCTGTAAAAGCACCGGGATTCGGAGACAGAAGAAAAGCAATGTTGGAAGATATCGCGATCCTGACAGGCGGAACCGTAATTTCTGAGGAAAGAGGTTTCACCATGGAAAACGCAACTTTGGAAATGTTGGGAACTGCGGAAAAAGTAGTAATCGACAAAGACAACACTACTTTGGTAAACGGTGGCGGAGACGAAGCTCAAATCAAAGGCAGAGTTAGCCAGATCAAAGCACAAATGGAAACTACAACTTCCGATTACGACAAAGAAAAACTACAGGAAAGACTGGCAAAATTAGCCGGTGGAGTTGCCGTTCTTTACGTCGGCGCAGCTTCCGAAGTAGAAATGAAAGAGAAAAAAGACCGTGTGGACGATGCGCTTCATGCAACCAGAGCAGCCGTGGAAGAAGGAATTGTTCCCGGAGGTGGTGTTGCTTTGGTAAGAAGCATCCCGGTTTTAAATACCTTACAAGGCGACAATCAGGATCAGGATACGGGAATCAAGATTGTAAAACGAGCTATTGAAGAGCCATTGCGACAAATTGTTGCCAATGCAGGTGGCGAAGGTTCCGTTATCGTTGCAAAAGTGGCGGAAGGAAGCGGAGATTACGGTTTCAATGCGAAAAATGACGAGTACGTTAACATGTACGAAGCCGGAATCATCGACCCTACAAAAGTAGTGCGTGTAGCTTTGGAAAATGCAGCATCTGTTGCCGGAATGCTTTTAACCACCGAATGTGTAATCACAGAAGTGAAAAAAGACGAACCAGCCATGCCAATGGGCGGCGGTATGCCGGGAATGATGTAA
- a CDS encoding M1 family metallopeptidase, producing MKFKSLVFLLALPLGFAAQNIQNNPASNHGNKFEQLGTILPTPNYYRTASGAPGQGYWQNRADYDITAYLDEDKRNLRASETVTYYNNSPDDLDYLWLQLDENEQSTVKNAGYDESSSLPKMVSSDRLKSSDLPQKDNGYGVNLEKVTDASGTPLKYVVNKTMMRIDLPKLLKKGEKITFKIDWNYNIPNRIAMGGRGGYENFPEDGNDLYTITQWFPRMCVYSDFKGWQNNQFTGRGEFALVFGNYKVSMNVPADHIVAGTGVAKNYDQVLSKAQLTRWKQAQNSSEPIEIVTLEEAKKAEKTHSKERKIWKFEANDVRDFAWTSSRKFIWDGMKVTIPENKNEVMAMSLYPKEAYNLYRKFSTKAVAHTIKTYSEFTIPYPYPVAQSIEAANGMEYPMICFNYGRTEKDGTYSEGIKNGMLGVIIHEVGHNFFPMIVNSDERQWSWMDEGLNTFVEYLTEQKWDSNFPSRRGPAYEIVDYMKLPKDQLEPIMTNSENINQFGPNAYSKPATGLNILRETIMGRELFDKAFKTYAKRWAFKHPEPADFFRTMNDASAENLDWFWRGWFYGIDAVDISIDKVTVASPDLDAVPKEKEQTYTVDKPLLSEFEDISKVRNKADKNISFYVDTDKDAQDFYWRYDRGMEKVDQTKNYTLKNDNLEKVPATEKASLKNINAYHIDFSNKGGLVMPIILEFTFEDGSKLTDKSSAQIWRKNEKKVSKTYYFSKKLKSVQLDPMRETADIDTSNNYWGDVPAPTSKFEVFKMKNQDAARGAAQGKINPMQAAGKKN from the coding sequence ATGAAATTCAAAAGTTTGGTCTTCCTGCTTGCTCTTCCTTTGGGATTTGCAGCACAAAATATTCAAAATAATCCCGCGAGCAATCATGGGAATAAGTTTGAGCAACTTGGAACAATTTTGCCCACGCCAAATTATTACAGAACCGCCTCCGGCGCGCCAGGCCAGGGATATTGGCAAAACCGTGCAGATTACGATATTACCGCTTATCTGGATGAAGATAAAAGAAATCTTCGTGCATCCGAAACGGTTACGTATTACAACAATTCGCCCGACGATTTAGATTATTTATGGCTGCAGCTCGATGAAAACGAACAGTCTACCGTAAAAAACGCCGGCTACGACGAAAGTTCATCCTTGCCGAAAATGGTCAGTTCCGACCGTTTGAAATCGAGTGATCTTCCTCAAAAAGATAACGGCTACGGCGTTAATTTAGAAAAAGTAACAGATGCGTCGGGAACGCCGTTAAAATATGTGGTCAATAAAACAATGATGCGCATCGATCTTCCAAAATTGTTGAAGAAAGGCGAGAAAATCACCTTCAAAATCGACTGGAACTACAATATTCCGAACCGCATCGCCATGGGCGGAAGAGGCGGCTATGAGAATTTTCCGGAAGATGGCAACGATCTTTACACCATTACGCAGTGGTTTCCCAGAATGTGCGTGTACAGTGATTTTAAAGGCTGGCAAAATAACCAGTTTACGGGAAGAGGCGAATTCGCCCTGGTTTTCGGCAACTATAAAGTATCAATGAATGTTCCCGCAGACCATATTGTCGCCGGAACGGGAGTCGCTAAAAATTACGATCAGGTGTTATCCAAAGCACAACTCACACGTTGGAAACAGGCTCAAAACTCCAGCGAGCCTATAGAAATTGTTACGTTAGAAGAAGCAAAAAAAGCGGAGAAAACACATTCAAAAGAAAGAAAAATCTGGAAGTTCGAGGCCAACGACGTCAGAGATTTCGCCTGGACATCCTCGCGGAAATTTATTTGGGACGGCATGAAAGTCACCATTCCGGAAAATAAGAATGAGGTAATGGCGATGAGTCTCTACCCAAAAGAAGCTTATAATTTATACCGTAAATTTTCGACGAAAGCCGTCGCGCATACCATCAAAACGTATTCTGAATTTACCATTCCGTATCCTTATCCTGTTGCGCAGTCAATCGAGGCGGCCAATGGCATGGAATATCCTATGATTTGCTTTAATTATGGGCGGACCGAAAAAGACGGCACCTATTCCGAAGGAATTAAAAACGGCATGCTCGGCGTCATTATTCACGAGGTGGGGCATAACTTTTTTCCGATGATTGTGAACTCCGATGAAAGACAATGGTCCTGGATGGACGAAGGTTTAAATACTTTTGTTGAATATTTGACGGAACAAAAATGGGACAGTAATTTTCCGTCCCGTCGTGGTCCTGCGTACGAAATCGTGGATTACATGAAGCTGCCAAAAGACCAACTGGAACCAATCATGACGAATTCCGAAAACATCAATCAGTTCGGGCCAAATGCTTACTCTAAGCCTGCCACGGGCTTGAACATCCTTCGCGAAACCATTATGGGCAGAGAACTTTTCGACAAAGCCTTTAAAACCTACGCGAAAAGATGGGCTTTTAAACATCCGGAACCCGCAGATTTTTTCCGCACGATGAACGATGCAAGTGCCGAAAACCTCGATTGGTTTTGGCGCGGTTGGTTTTATGGAATTGATGCCGTGGATATTTCCATCGATAAAGTAACAGTAGCTTCGCCGGATTTGGACGCTGTTCCAAAAGAAAAAGAACAAACTTATACGGTTGACAAGCCATTACTCAGTGAGTTCGAGGATATTTCCAAGGTCAGAAATAAAGCCGATAAAAACATCTCTTTTTATGTCGATACTGATAAGGATGCACAGGACTTCTACTGGCGATATGATCGCGGAATGGAAAAAGTGGATCAGACGAAAAATTATACATTGAAAAATGATAATTTGGAAAAAGTTCCTGCCACCGAAAAAGCCAGTTTAAAAAATATCAATGCCTACCATATCGATTTCAGTAACAAAGGCGGTTTGGTGATGCCCATTATTCTTGAGTTTACGTTTGAAGACGGCAGCAAACTGACCGACAAATCATCCGCGCAAATCTGGAGAAAAAATGAGAAAAAAGTTTCTAAAACTTACTATTTTTCAAAAAAACTGAAATCTGTTCAACTCGATCCTATGCGCGAAACGGCGGACATCGATACTTCCAACAATTACTGGGGTGATGTGCCTGCGCCAACTTCGAAATTCGAAGTATTCAAAATGAAAAATCAGGATGCTGCACGAGGCGCCGCGCAGGGTAAAATAAATCCTATGCAGGCCGCCGGCAAAAAGAACTAA
- a CDS encoding DUF4347 domain-containing protein — protein MSKNLFLVLAIFCQALFCAKNKAASSVFVDPSVPKLTLDSSNPNPETYHLFSHGRPGELLVEHEWLNAAQIAKRFKNELRGKSELYVYGCNFAQGEKGLAAVAYLENALNISVSASTNITGIDGDWILEAGRGKRSLSVKNFKNNLQLDTTHYLNPIVAGAYTTSTISEEYIYLSTPSAANITVQMSYAAATTAPRVSVTNITTGVVTYVADGKLIFNNGNPIRLQFVNPNNSIIAPGTTPITVPLNTSGTVIPGTAQGLIFKANTAADKFYVNYRARSTPQAGSVLTKGTVALGKEFRWGGSPVEFPTTITETGNMLSILATEDDTKIIISNIKTGTKFVNGTAGTTLVGPNITRTLKKGESFILYAPVQNNVLSIQDTGWLGAKVLSDKNISVVVGGLMQQGNSADNRDIGLDQLVPKERLGLEHVIMQGNGGSAEKVIVVATEDNTAVFVNGNANRVATLLKAGDYFLIPSTYFINKNMFVRVSQPSYIFHKIFGSDRINTNSLMFIPPLSCFGQKQVDLVPDANKIGTTAYTGTELVVLAAAGVSNKPVATLNGIALATSSPNTGGVVTGNANWVTYRYPIASNGNVKVTSAGTIQAEIIGANGDAGFGGYYSGFGETPIYTITLDTTYLYPCVGKSRLSVPAGLGTYQWYRNDESISGATMNSYTLNPINDGVSADYYVIITFSGGCTVRSNELSSDICPCTKPGATGTPASYTDFGISIRDKRSTANWPKDVPNGFITMEANNKGFVITRIETPETSILNPVLGMLVYDTTVDCLKLYNGTSWSCIKQTCND, from the coding sequence ATGAGTAAAAATTTATTTCTAGTTCTGGCAATTTTTTGCCAAGCGCTTTTCTGCGCAAAAAACAAGGCAGCATCCTCTGTTTTTGTCGATCCTTCGGTTCCAAAACTGACCCTAGATTCATCGAACCCAAATCCAGAAACTTATCATTTATTCAGCCACGGACGACCTGGCGAATTGTTGGTAGAGCATGAATGGTTGAATGCCGCCCAAATTGCGAAACGATTTAAAAATGAACTCCGGGGCAAATCGGAACTGTACGTTTATGGGTGCAATTTCGCTCAGGGAGAAAAAGGTCTGGCTGCGGTAGCGTATCTGGAAAATGCCTTAAATATTTCCGTTTCTGCATCGACCAACATTACGGGGATTGATGGAGACTGGATCTTAGAAGCAGGTCGCGGGAAACGTTCATTGTCAGTAAAAAATTTCAAAAATAATTTACAGTTAGATACTACTCATTATTTAAATCCAATTGTTGCCGGAGCTTACACTACTTCAACAATATCAGAAGAATATATTTATTTATCTACTCCCTCTGCTGCAAATATTACGGTTCAAATGAGCTACGCGGCGGCAACTACTGCCCCGCGGGTTTCTGTTACCAATATTACGACAGGTGTCGTTACTTACGTTGCCGATGGAAAACTCATTTTTAATAACGGCAATCCAATTCGGCTACAATTTGTAAATCCAAACAATTCGATTATTGCTCCCGGCACAACTCCGATCACAGTGCCTTTAAATACCTCCGGCACAGTTATCCCGGGTACTGCGCAAGGTTTGATATTTAAAGCAAACACGGCCGCTGATAAATTTTATGTGAATTACAGAGCAAGATCAACTCCGCAAGCGGGATCTGTGTTGACGAAAGGCACGGTGGCTTTGGGGAAAGAATTTCGTTGGGGCGGATCACCGGTTGAATTTCCTACAACGATTACAGAAACGGGAAACATGTTGTCGATCCTGGCTACCGAGGACGATACCAAAATCATTATCTCCAACATCAAAACGGGAACTAAATTTGTAAATGGCACGGCAGGCACAACTTTAGTGGGTCCAAATATCACCCGAACGCTAAAAAAAGGAGAATCATTTATTTTATATGCGCCTGTTCAGAACAATGTTTTAAGCATTCAAGACACCGGATGGCTGGGCGCAAAAGTGCTATCTGATAAAAACATCAGCGTTGTAGTAGGCGGTCTAATGCAGCAGGGAAACTCCGCAGACAACAGAGATATTGGTCTAGACCAGTTGGTGCCGAAAGAAAGACTGGGACTGGAACATGTTATCATGCAGGGCAATGGCGGAAGTGCCGAGAAAGTTATTGTAGTAGCTACTGAAGATAACACCGCTGTTTTTGTGAACGGAAACGCAAACCGCGTCGCTACCCTTTTGAAGGCAGGAGATTATTTTTTAATCCCAAGTACTTACTTCATCAATAAAAATATGTTCGTGCGCGTGTCGCAGCCTTCCTATATTTTCCATAAAATCTTCGGAAGCGACAGGATTAATACGAACAGTTTAATGTTCATCCCACCCCTCTCCTGTTTTGGGCAGAAGCAGGTAGATTTGGTCCCCGATGCAAATAAAATTGGCACCACCGCCTACACCGGAACCGAGCTGGTTGTGTTGGCAGCCGCGGGGGTTTCTAACAAACCGGTGGCGACCTTGAACGGAATAGCATTAGCAACAAGCTCACCCAACACAGGAGGAGTTGTTACGGGAAATGCGAACTGGGTTACCTACCGATATCCGATTGCATCTAATGGAAACGTGAAAGTGACCTCCGCCGGAACGATTCAGGCGGAAATTATCGGAGCCAACGGAGACGCCGGATTTGGAGGATATTACTCCGGATTTGGGGAAACGCCTATTTATACGATCACGCTGGACACTACTTATCTATATCCTTGCGTGGGCAAAAGCAGATTGTCTGTACCCGCGGGCTTAGGCACCTATCAATGGTACAGAAATGATGAATCAATCAGTGGCGCTACAATGAATTCGTACACGCTAAATCCTATCAACGATGGTGTAAGTGCAGATTATTATGTGATTATTACATTTTCGGGAGGCTGTACGGTAAGGTCAAACGAACTTTCAAGCGACATTTGCCCCTGCACAAAACCTGGCGCAACCGGAACTCCCGCTTCGTATACCGATTTTGGAATAAGCATCCGCGATAAAAGATCTACCGCCAATTGGCCCAAAGATGTTCCTAATGGATTTATTACAATGGAAGCCAATAACAAAGGTTTCGTGATCACCCGAATTGAAACTCCAGAAACTTCGATCCTCAACCCCGTGCTGGGCATGTTGGTTTATGACACCACCGTTGACTGTCTGAAACTATATAATGGAACTTCGTGGAGCTGCATTAAACAAACCTGTAACGATTAA
- the groES gene encoding co-chaperone GroES: MSVKFRPLADRVLIEPNAAETTTASGIIIPDTAKEKPQEGTVIAVGPGKVDEPTTVKEGDKVLYGKYAGSELKLDGKDYLIVKESDLLGILG, from the coding sequence ATGTCAGTAAAATTTAGACCATTAGCAGACCGCGTTCTAATTGAACCAAATGCTGCAGAAACGACAACCGCTTCCGGAATTATTATTCCCGATACTGCAAAGGAAAAACCTCAGGAAGGTACTGTAATCGCAGTAGGACCGGGAAAAGTAGATGAGCCAACCACTGTGAAAGAAGGTGATAAAGTTCTTTACGGAAAATACGCCGGTTCCGAATTAAAGTTGGATGGTAAAGATTATTTGATCGTAAAAGAATCTGACCTCTTGGGAATTTTGGGATAA